A stretch of Candidatus Vicinibacter affinis DNA encodes these proteins:
- a CDS encoding rhomboid family intramembrane serine protease, whose translation MFSDISRDIKYQLRTGGFLIRVIVICVAVFFVINILKSYFILRNHGMTPGEYNEVLKYLSLSSDLWFNLKFPWVWITHIFTHEGLFHLLWNMMALYWFGMIVEDFIGRKHIIRIFFQGALMGAVFFLLSASIIPWYAGHLTIAYGASASVMALLLAAATLSPDYSIRLLIFGTIPIKYLAAALLFIDLLMATQNQNTGGHFAHLGGALWGYLYIILLRNGYQMDVLSLFVENKRKLGTTAKMSVTRKPKSAHKTEIISEDNLEEKLNVLLDKIKNQGIESLTEKEKQDLEFISRHKL comes from the coding sequence ATGTTTTCAGATATCTCTCGCGACATAAAATATCAACTCAGAACAGGAGGGTTTCTGATTAGAGTTATTGTCATTTGCGTGGCGGTATTCTTTGTTATTAACATACTAAAATCCTATTTCATCCTGAGAAACCATGGAATGACCCCGGGTGAATATAATGAGGTTTTAAAGTACCTTAGTCTCTCCTCAGATTTGTGGTTCAACCTAAAATTTCCCTGGGTTTGGATTACACATATTTTTACTCATGAAGGGTTGTTTCACCTGTTGTGGAACATGATGGCTTTATATTGGTTTGGAATGATTGTAGAAGATTTTATCGGAAGAAAACACATCATTAGAATTTTCTTCCAAGGTGCTCTGATGGGAGCTGTTTTTTTTCTTTTATCTGCATCCATTATTCCATGGTACGCAGGGCATCTTACCATTGCTTATGGAGCTTCTGCATCTGTAATGGCACTTTTACTTGCAGCGGCGACACTTTCCCCGGATTACTCTATAAGACTTTTAATATTCGGTACCATACCCATCAAATATCTTGCAGCAGCCTTGCTATTTATTGATCTGTTAATGGCCACTCAAAATCAAAATACCGGTGGTCACTTTGCTCATTTGGGTGGAGCATTATGGGGGTATCTGTACATTATACTTTTAAGAAATGGCTATCAAATGGATGTGCTAAGCCTTTTTGTTGAAAATAAAAGAAAGTTGGGTACTACTGCCAAAATGAGTGTCACTAGAAAGCCTAAATCTGCTCACAAGACAGAAATTATTTCTGAAGACAATTTGGAAGAAAAATTAAATGTTTTACTTGATAAAATTAAAAATCAAGGAATTGAATCGCTTACTGAAAAAGAAAAGCAGGATCTGGAGTTTATAAGCAGGCATAAGTTATGA
- a CDS encoding rhomboid family intramembrane serine protease yields MIPITEAVKHLLILNILVFLGTTTLMNEDRYVLALFYPESPFFHPWQLVTHMFMHANLSHLMFNMLSLFFIGPMMENSLGTKRFVTFFAVCGFGGAMLHLAFKWYQIQINGDYSQMNVPALGASGAINGLFVGLAYLFPNIELYLMLIPFPIKAKYLAIFTLAADLLWGLSGQSTGIAHFAHLGGALFGFLLLLYWTRKR; encoded by the coding sequence ATGATTCCCATCACCGAAGCTGTTAAACATCTGCTTATTCTTAATATACTTGTTTTTCTTGGCACCACAACTTTAATGAATGAGGACCGATATGTATTAGCCCTTTTCTACCCTGAAAGCCCATTCTTCCATCCCTGGCAATTGGTTACACACATGTTTATGCATGCCAACCTATCCCATCTTATGTTCAACATGCTATCCCTCTTCTTCATTGGACCTATGATGGAAAATTCTTTGGGGACCAAAAGATTTGTAACTTTTTTTGCGGTGTGCGGTTTTGGGGGTGCCATGCTCCATCTGGCATTTAAGTGGTATCAAATTCAAATCAACGGTGACTATTCCCAGATGAATGTGCCTGCTTTGGGTGCCAGCGGAGCCATCAATGGCTTATTCGTTGGTCTTGCTTACCTTTTTCCCAACATCGAACTTTATCTCATGCTCATTCCCTTCCCAATAAAAGCCAAATATCTGGCTATTTTCACTTTGGCTGCAGACCTCTTATGGGGACTAAGTGGCCAGTCCACAGGGATTGCGCATTTTGCACATTTGGGAGGAGCACTTTTTGGATTTTTATTGTTACTTTATTGGACCAGGAAAAGATAG
- the mutL gene encoding DNA mismatch repair endonuclease MutL translates to MSDLIRLLPDGVVNQIAAGEVIQRPASVVKELLDNAVDSGAGEIKLLVKEAGKLLIQVNDNGCGMGPTDARMSFERHATSKIKSAEDLFAIQTKGFRGEALASIASVAQVEMKTRRHEDSIGTRIQISDSKIRLQEGCACLPGTQISVEQLFFSIPARRKFLKSDTVELRHIHDEFISQALAHPEIKWVYTQGENEMYNLPAGSLKQRILNIYGKKYVEDLIALEQDTEVVQITGFIGKPELIKKTRGEQILFVNRRLIKSPYLNHAIISAYEELIAPGAYPFYVLFLQIDPAKIDINVHPTKHEIKFDDERLIYNFLKVTVKHALGKHSLAPRLDFENANPGLDQMMGNTGQFTPRPQTGGSATHWKNLAFPSVPRDVIQQREDQVFAPLNTDTSDEGFFPQQELLDIVPFQIYNSYIFYASRNGLTFIDQQAAHERIMYEYYKKSMSEQTQLSQRLLFPQTFHLSKTDAKILSSLQEYFNAIGFELEEFGSDSFVIHGMPALLQGKFSETELIHKVLEQYKFNLEFELSPIENIARSMALSSSIKKGKSLSQEEMSALIEQLFLCEKPNLSPTGKKCYFNIKHQDFLKNFNAL, encoded by the coding sequence ATGTCAGACCTTATCAGACTTTTGCCCGATGGTGTAGTAAACCAAATTGCAGCCGGTGAGGTCATTCAAAGACCTGCCTCTGTGGTGAAAGAACTGCTTGACAATGCCGTAGACTCTGGTGCCGGTGAAATTAAACTGCTTGTAAAAGAGGCAGGAAAACTTTTAATTCAGGTAAATGACAATGGTTGTGGAATGGGACCTACCGATGCAAGAATGTCATTTGAACGCCATGCAACTTCCAAAATCAAATCTGCAGAGGATCTTTTTGCCATTCAAACGAAAGGTTTTAGAGGAGAAGCTCTTGCCTCAATTGCTTCTGTTGCTCAAGTTGAAATGAAGACGAGACGACATGAGGACAGCATAGGAACCAGAATCCAAATTTCTGATTCAAAAATTAGATTACAAGAAGGGTGTGCTTGTCTTCCCGGCACTCAAATAAGCGTAGAACAACTATTCTTCAGTATTCCTGCCAGGAGAAAGTTTCTTAAATCCGATACGGTTGAGTTAAGGCATATACATGACGAGTTTATTTCACAGGCTCTTGCCCATCCTGAAATTAAATGGGTCTACACGCAAGGTGAAAATGAAATGTATAATCTGCCGGCTGGCAGCCTTAAACAAAGAATTCTTAACATTTATGGAAAAAAATATGTCGAAGATCTAATCGCGCTCGAACAGGATACAGAAGTTGTACAAATTACAGGATTCATAGGCAAACCGGAACTAATTAAGAAGACTCGAGGCGAGCAAATACTTTTTGTTAACAGAAGACTCATAAAGAGTCCATATCTGAACCATGCAATCATCTCAGCATATGAAGAACTCATCGCTCCGGGAGCATACCCGTTTTATGTGCTGTTCCTGCAAATAGATCCTGCTAAAATAGACATCAACGTTCATCCAACAAAACATGAAATCAAATTTGATGACGAAAGATTAATTTATAATTTCTTGAAAGTTACAGTAAAACATGCATTAGGCAAACATAGCCTAGCTCCTAGATTGGATTTTGAAAACGCGAACCCCGGATTGGATCAAATGATGGGAAATACAGGCCAATTCACGCCTAGACCGCAAACTGGTGGAAGTGCAACCCATTGGAAAAACCTTGCCTTCCCATCTGTTCCCAGGGATGTTATCCAACAAAGAGAAGATCAGGTATTTGCACCTCTAAATACCGATACTTCGGATGAAGGATTTTTTCCCCAGCAAGAATTACTTGACATCGTCCCCTTCCAGATTTACAATTCTTACATTTTTTACGCAAGCCGCAATGGTTTAACTTTTATTGATCAACAAGCAGCACATGAAAGAATAATGTATGAATATTATAAAAAATCAATGAGTGAACAAACCCAATTGTCACAACGATTGTTGTTTCCTCAGACCTTTCACCTCAGTAAAACAGATGCAAAAATACTTTCCTCCCTTCAGGAATATTTTAATGCAATTGGTTTTGAATTAGAAGAATTTGGCTCTGATTCATTTGTTATTCATGGAATGCCGGCTTTATTACAAGGAAAGTTTTCAGAAACTGAACTCATCCATAAAGTTCTGGAGCAATATAAATTCAATCTTGAATTCGAATTGTCACCGATTGAAAATATTGCACGATCAATGGCTTTAAGTTCTTCTATAAAAAAAGGAAAAAGTTTGAGTCAAGAAGAAATGTCTGCACTCATTGAACAATTATTTCTATGCGAAAAACCTAATTTAAGTCCCACTGGTAAAAAATGTTATTTCAATATCAAACATCAGGATTTTCTTAAAAATTTCAATGCCTTATGA
- a CDS encoding amidophosphoribosyltransferase yields the protein MSDQIKHECGLAFVRLLKPLEYYQEKYGTAFYGLQKLQLLMQKQRNRGQDGAGMATIKLNTQPGEKYISRRRSNAPNYLQALFEGVYSHFKDITLEQSNDAVWLKENKPFMGEVLLGHLRYGTHGDNSIATVHPFIRENNWISRNLVIAGNFNMTNIEELFDKLVSLGQYPKVKSDTVTVMEKIGHFLDEEVQHLFNWYKPEGYNQVEINPLIFDNLDISRVLKKATKKFDGGYVMAGMIGHGDAFILRDPNGIRPAFYYQDEEIVAVASERPALQTALGIRRTEVNEIKPGNALIIKHHGEVKEVLCLEPGEKLSCSFERIYFSRGNDYDIYQERKNLGRQLVPAVIDAVKGDLENTVFSFIPNTSETAFYGLVEGLHDYMNDQKAKQIKALGPEPSANDIKEILDKKPRIEKLVVKDDKMRTFIANDNIRGGLVSHVYDVSYGIVKNHQDTLVVLDDSIVRGTTLRDSIIRILATLKPKKIIVLSSSPQIRFPDCYGIDMSQINKFVAFKALIDLIHRDEKEYILEEAYDECLAQNLQPMEYIQNGIQKLYDHYSYEEISARIGEMLTPKDLGIPVEIIFQTLEGLHKAIPDHKGDWYFSGKYPTPGGNRVVNRAFINFMEKKDVRAY from the coding sequence ATGAGCGACCAAATTAAACACGAGTGCGGCCTGGCTTTTGTCCGCCTTCTTAAACCTCTCGAGTACTATCAGGAAAAGTATGGTACTGCATTCTACGGTCTTCAGAAACTCCAGCTTCTGATGCAGAAGCAAAGAAATCGAGGACAAGATGGGGCAGGAATGGCTACTATTAAATTAAATACTCAACCTGGAGAAAAATATATTAGCAGAAGAAGGAGCAATGCGCCAAATTACCTTCAGGCCTTATTTGAAGGTGTTTACAGCCATTTCAAGGATATTACATTAGAACAATCCAATGATGCTGTCTGGCTCAAAGAGAATAAACCTTTTATGGGTGAGGTTTTATTAGGGCATCTGCGGTACGGCACCCATGGGGACAATAGTATTGCGACCGTTCATCCATTTATTCGCGAGAACAATTGGATCAGCAGAAATCTTGTTATTGCGGGGAATTTCAATATGACCAATATTGAAGAACTGTTTGACAAATTGGTAAGTTTAGGACAATACCCTAAAGTAAAATCAGATACTGTAACTGTGATGGAGAAGATCGGACATTTCCTTGACGAGGAGGTTCAGCATCTTTTTAACTGGTACAAACCCGAAGGTTACAATCAAGTTGAAATCAACCCATTGATTTTTGATAATCTTGATATCAGCAGGGTATTAAAAAAGGCTACAAAGAAATTTGATGGAGGGTATGTGATGGCTGGAATGATTGGGCATGGAGATGCCTTCATCTTAAGAGACCCAAATGGCATCAGACCGGCATTTTACTATCAGGATGAAGAAATAGTAGCAGTTGCATCTGAACGTCCTGCCTTGCAGACAGCCTTGGGGATCAGGCGGACAGAGGTTAATGAAATAAAGCCCGGTAATGCTTTAATCATTAAACATCATGGAGAAGTTAAGGAAGTTTTGTGCCTGGAGCCTGGGGAGAAATTAAGTTGTTCATTTGAGCGAATATATTTTTCAAGAGGCAATGATTATGACATTTACCAGGAGCGAAAAAACTTAGGTAGACAATTGGTTCCGGCAGTCATTGACGCGGTCAAAGGGGATTTGGAAAATACTGTTTTTTCATTCATTCCAAATACCTCTGAAACTGCATTTTATGGATTGGTTGAAGGGCTTCATGATTATATGAATGACCAAAAGGCAAAACAGATCAAAGCCTTGGGCCCGGAACCTTCTGCAAATGATATAAAGGAAATATTGGATAAAAAACCAAGGATTGAGAAGTTGGTAGTAAAGGATGATAAGATGCGAACTTTTATTGCCAATGACAATATTAGAGGTGGGTTGGTATCTCATGTATATGATGTAAGTTATGGAATCGTGAAGAATCATCAGGATACCCTGGTAGTTTTGGATGATTCCATTGTCAGGGGGACCACTTTACGGGACAGCATTATCAGGATATTGGCCACTTTAAAGCCAAAAAAGATCATTGTATTATCTTCTTCACCGCAAATCCGTTTTCCTGATTGCTATGGTATAGACATGTCTCAAATAAATAAATTTGTGGCTTTCAAAGCACTTATTGATCTAATTCACAGGGATGAGAAGGAATACATACTAGAAGAAGCATATGATGAGTGTCTTGCGCAGAACTTGCAGCCCATGGAATATATTCAGAACGGTATCCAGAAATTGTATGATCATTACAGTTATGAGGAAATATCTGCCAGAATTGGTGAAATGTTGACCCCGAAAGATCTTGGAATCCCGGTAGAAATCATTTTTCAGACACTTGAAGGTTTACACAAGGCTATTCCTGACCATAAAGGGGATTGGTACTTTTCCGGAAAATATCCAACTCCGGGGGGAAACCGAGTAGTAAACAGAGCTTTCATTAATTTTATGGAGAAGAAAGATGTCAGAGCCTATTGA
- a CDS encoding glucose-1-phosphate thymidylyltransferase: MKAIIPVAGAGTKLRPFTYTQPKPLIPVAGKPIIAFILDHMIEAGIKDFIFVIGYLGDKIKEYLDENYNHINREYIFQGERMGLGHAIYTCKHLIPPGSEILIQLGDTILDVDLNVLMHSKHHTLAVRKVNDPRAFGVVELHENGTIKRLIEKPQIPKSNLAIVGLYFIKDFDILSHSLKYNIDNDLRTRGEFHLTDGLMHMIECGQRFDVMEVKNWFDCGKKEQLLLTNAILLDRDSEAHPESSLPNHVIFIPPVKIGKNSIIANSIIGPHVTIGDHAQIEGVIIKDAIIGNYTILDNVTLQNSIIGNDAVIKGRSQSYNIGDNTEIDMA, from the coding sequence ATGAAGGCCATCATTCCAGTCGCAGGCGCAGGAACCAAATTACGCCCGTTTACCTATACACAGCCCAAACCACTGATCCCGGTGGCAGGGAAACCAATTATTGCCTTTATTCTGGACCATATGATTGAAGCCGGAATTAAAGATTTTATATTTGTGATCGGGTATTTGGGAGATAAAATTAAAGAATACCTAGATGAAAACTATAACCACATCAACCGGGAATATATTTTTCAAGGTGAGAGAATGGGCTTAGGTCATGCCATCTACACATGTAAACACCTAATTCCGCCCGGAAGTGAAATTCTCATCCAATTAGGGGACACGATACTTGATGTCGACCTTAACGTTCTGATGCACTCCAAACACCATACCCTTGCCGTACGTAAAGTTAACGACCCTCGAGCATTTGGTGTGGTTGAACTTCATGAAAATGGAACCATTAAAAGACTGATCGAAAAACCACAAATCCCTAAATCCAATCTTGCCATCGTAGGACTATATTTTATCAAGGATTTTGATATTCTGTCTCACTCATTAAAATACAATATTGACAATGACTTAAGAACACGGGGTGAATTTCACCTTACTGATGGATTGATGCACATGATTGAATGTGGGCAACGCTTTGATGTCATGGAAGTTAAGAACTGGTTTGACTGTGGGAAAAAAGAACAACTCTTACTCACCAATGCAATACTTCTTGATCGTGATTCAGAAGCTCACCCTGAATCCTCACTTCCAAATCATGTCATCTTTATACCTCCTGTTAAAATAGGCAAAAATTCCATCATTGCCAATTCAATTATTGGGCCTCATGTAACCATAGGAGACCATGCTCAAATAGAAGGTGTCATAATTAAAGATGCAATAATTGGGAATTATACCATTCTGGATAATGTTACTCTTCAGAATTCTATAATCGGTAACGATGCCGTAATTAAAGGCCGTTCTCAAAGTTATAACATAGGAGACAACACGGAAATAGATATGGCCTAA
- a CDS encoding NAD(P)-binding domain-containing protein, whose product METLIEEFLIYGFAGLLVVLVLWIYLRKQKQESILVGQKIQKAIEEGVHEPVSLHPVIDLNTCIKSGACLEACPEEDVLGIRNGRATLVNASHCVGHGACFHACPVEAISLRIGTEKRGVELPHVNQNFETNVRGIYIAGELGGMGLIKNSVEQGKQAMDHIAQSINKSHKNEFDVLIIGAGPAGISASLQAKKLGLKAVLLEQDSLGGTVFNFPRAKIVMTAPMEIPLYGKVKFFQTSKTELLTIWKEVIDKNSIDIRENTKVDAIHMTESGFEVQCSGEINYITNKVLLAIGRRGTPRKLNVAGELMEKVAYRLLEPELISGKDVLVVGGGDSAIESALLLAPSNKVTLSYRGDKFSRLKPLNAENIQKAIHDKTLDVILESNVIEILSDRVLMKKGSDQPSFELKNDLVYIFAGGELPTQFLQKTGIEITKRFGYTVKSHLK is encoded by the coding sequence ATGGAAACACTGATAGAAGAATTTCTGATTTATGGCTTTGCCGGGCTACTGGTAGTCTTGGTCTTATGGATATACTTAAGAAAACAAAAACAAGAGAGCATTCTTGTTGGGCAGAAAATTCAAAAAGCAATTGAAGAGGGCGTTCACGAACCGGTTTCTCTACATCCGGTAATTGATTTGAATACATGCATTAAAAGTGGAGCATGTTTGGAAGCTTGTCCCGAAGAGGATGTTTTAGGCATCCGAAATGGCAGGGCGACCTTAGTCAATGCCTCTCATTGTGTAGGACATGGCGCTTGTTTTCACGCTTGTCCGGTGGAGGCAATAAGTCTAAGAATTGGCACTGAAAAGAGAGGAGTTGAATTACCGCATGTCAATCAGAATTTTGAAACCAACGTAAGGGGAATATACATTGCAGGTGAACTTGGAGGGATGGGATTGATAAAAAATAGTGTTGAACAAGGGAAACAAGCCATGGACCATATTGCTCAATCGATTAATAAATCTCATAAAAATGAATTTGATGTATTAATTATTGGGGCAGGTCCGGCTGGAATCTCAGCAAGTCTGCAGGCAAAAAAGCTGGGACTTAAAGCGGTGCTGCTCGAGCAAGATTCCCTGGGAGGAACAGTTTTTAATTTTCCAAGGGCGAAAATTGTAATGACCGCACCTATGGAAATACCCTTATATGGTAAGGTTAAGTTTTTTCAAACAAGCAAGACTGAATTACTTACTATTTGGAAAGAAGTAATTGATAAGAATAGTATAGATATTAGAGAGAATACAAAAGTGGATGCAATCCATATGACAGAATCTGGATTTGAAGTGCAATGTTCAGGTGAAATAAATTATATAACTAATAAGGTGTTGTTGGCTATAGGGAGAAGAGGGACCCCACGGAAACTAAATGTCGCAGGCGAATTGATGGAAAAAGTGGCTTATCGATTGTTGGAGCCAGAGCTTATTAGTGGTAAGGATGTGTTGGTGGTAGGTGGCGGAGACTCTGCTATAGAAAGCGCTTTATTGTTGGCCCCATCAAACAAAGTCACCTTATCATACCGGGGTGATAAATTCAGCCGATTAAAACCCTTGAATGCAGAGAACATACAGAAAGCTATACATGATAAAACCCTCGATGTTATTTTAGAATCCAATGTAATTGAAATATTGTCAGATCGGGTATTGATGAAAAAAGGTTCGGACCAACCAAGTTTTGAATTAAAGAATGATTTGGTCTATATATTTGCCGGAGGTGAACTTCCGACCCAGTTTCTTCAAAAAACCGGAATTGAAATAACCAAGCGATTCGGATATACTGTTAAATCACACCTAAAATGA
- a CDS encoding cytochrome c family protein, with protein sequence MSLKDHIKPGILKLIWLAGMVFHVFNAYGQISPGKLSKAHSHLEGMSQCTQCHTLGDKVSDQKCLDCHTALKKSVQSNKGYHVSYEVKPKNCISCHSEHHGLKFEMIRFDQKSFNHRLTGYELEGAHKSKDCRECHKPEFIQNAELKKNAKTFLGLDSKCLTCHADYHQKTLSLDCAKCHNFDKFKPAVKFNHQKTDYPLLGAHQKLDCASCHKKEIRNGKDFQKFSELEFKSCVACHKDEHKGRFGANCKACHTEESFHKIKTSASFNHTLTGFALEGKHKVIDCRKCHDNRAGTIGHFREFASLRKPECLDCHKDVHEGKFGSDCKKCHHQESFHINRKLDQFDHDLTKFPLAGKHQSVDCKKCHKAGSMTDPVAFDACKRCHDDYHKGEFSSDAKYHDCGSCHSVNGFGESSFGFEQHQESAFPLSGAHLAVECKSCHQKSERWTFRQIGNQCKDCHKDPHAGILDAKYYLPNQCASCHNDENWSKVNFDHGKTTFVLEGKHELTSCRKCHFIQEKDGAVTQKFKIKDKECFHCHNNPHGQQFEQGGITDCSRCHGFIGWDGKNFNHDNARFKLDGQHKVVSCNRCHEPMIVDGRKVINYRNDKLECKDCHLK encoded by the coding sequence ATGAGCTTGAAGGATCATATAAAGCCTGGAATTCTTAAGCTTATCTGGCTAGCGGGCATGGTGTTCCATGTTTTCAACGCATATGGACAAATTTCCCCGGGAAAATTGTCCAAAGCACACAGCCATTTGGAAGGGATGAGTCAATGCACCCAGTGCCATACGCTGGGGGATAAAGTTTCGGATCAAAAATGTCTGGATTGTCATACTGCTTTGAAGAAGAGTGTTCAATCAAACAAAGGCTATCATGTTTCTTACGAAGTAAAGCCTAAAAATTGTATTTCATGCCACAGTGAGCACCATGGGCTCAAATTTGAAATGATTCGTTTTGATCAGAAGAGTTTTAATCACCGGCTGACCGGCTATGAACTTGAAGGGGCCCACAAATCAAAAGATTGCAGAGAATGCCATAAGCCCGAATTCATTCAAAATGCAGAGCTCAAAAAAAATGCAAAAACTTTTCTTGGTTTGGATTCAAAGTGTCTGACTTGTCATGCAGACTACCATCAGAAGACCTTATCATTAGATTGCGCAAAATGCCATAATTTTGATAAGTTCAAACCTGCTGTTAAATTTAATCATCAGAAAACCGATTATCCCCTTTTAGGTGCACATCAGAAGTTAGACTGTGCTTCTTGTCATAAGAAGGAAATTCGTAATGGTAAGGATTTTCAGAAATTTTCGGAGTTGGAGTTTAAATCATGTGTTGCTTGTCATAAAGACGAACACAAAGGTCGCTTTGGAGCCAATTGTAAAGCATGTCATACGGAGGAATCGTTTCATAAAATCAAGACATCTGCATCCTTTAATCATACATTGACCGGATTTGCACTGGAGGGAAAGCACAAGGTTATAGATTGCCGTAAATGTCATGACAACAGGGCTGGCACAATTGGACATTTCAGGGAGTTTGCTTCTCTTCGGAAACCTGAATGTTTGGATTGCCACAAAGATGTACATGAAGGAAAGTTTGGTAGTGATTGCAAGAAATGCCACCACCAGGAGAGCTTTCATATAAACAGAAAGCTTGACCAGTTTGACCATGACCTTACAAAATTTCCGTTGGCAGGGAAACATCAGTCAGTGGATTGTAAAAAGTGTCATAAGGCCGGAAGCATGACTGATCCCGTAGCATTTGATGCGTGCAAACGTTGTCATGATGATTATCATAAAGGTGAGTTCAGCTCCGATGCCAAATATCATGATTGTGGATCTTGTCATTCGGTAAACGGATTTGGGGAGTCATCTTTTGGATTTGAACAACATCAGGAAAGTGCCTTCCCGCTCTCTGGAGCTCATCTTGCGGTGGAATGCAAATCATGTCATCAAAAGAGTGAGCGCTGGACTTTTCGTCAAATCGGCAACCAATGTAAAGACTGTCATAAAGATCCACATGCAGGAATTCTAGATGCAAAGTATTATCTGCCAAATCAATGTGCAAGTTGCCATAATGATGAAAATTGGTCAAAAGTCAATTTTGATCACGGAAAAACCACTTTCGTCCTGGAAGGAAAACACGAATTAACCAGCTGCCGAAAGTGCCATTTCATTCAGGAAAAGGATGGGGCGGTTACACAAAAATTCAAGATCAAGGATAAGGAATGTTTCCACTGCCATAATAATCCGCATGGTCAGCAATTTGAACAAGGGGGTATTACCGATTGCTCCAGGTGCCATGGATTTATAGGATGGGATGGTAAAAATTTTAATCACGATAATGCAAGATTTAAGCTTGATGGTCAACATAAAGTAGTATCTTGCAATCGTTGTCATGAACCGATGATAGTTGATGGCCGAAAGGTGATCAACTATCGCAATGATAAACTTGAATGCAAGGACTGTCATTTAAAATAG
- a CDS encoding SH3-like domain-containing protein yields the protein MKLNQFILALFVIIFMACDSKPKVIVADDRTDTSMESTSDNKSELTGEAAPDVHQVIVGEILNTERYTYAEVTENQEKFWIAVPKQDLVKGHTYYYRGGLKKTNFQSQEFNRVFEVVYLVSNIIDSKEHPGGNIGDSKQLENTPSNGNRTKSVAGSIKLSELIQNKAKYAGKTVLISGQCVKANYQIMGKNWFHLQDGSEVSGKKSDLTVTSADAIQMGEQAVFEGKIVLNKDFGAGYKYEIIMEDAVLKK from the coding sequence ATGAAACTAAATCAATTCATTTTAGCACTTTTTGTAATCATATTCATGGCATGTGATTCAAAACCAAAAGTGATCGTGGCAGATGATCGAACAGACACCTCTATGGAATCAACCTCAGATAATAAATCAGAATTAACTGGTGAAGCTGCCCCGGATGTACACCAGGTGATCGTTGGTGAGATTTTAAATACAGAAAGATATACCTATGCTGAAGTTACGGAGAATCAGGAGAAATTTTGGATAGCTGTGCCCAAACAAGATCTCGTGAAGGGTCATACTTATTATTACAGAGGTGGTTTAAAAAAGACGAATTTTCAAAGTCAAGAATTCAATCGGGTTTTTGAAGTTGTGTATTTGGTATCCAATATTATAGATTCAAAAGAGCACCCCGGAGGTAATATAGGGGACAGCAAACAACTTGAAAATACTCCCTCCAATGGCAATAGAACTAAATCAGTAGCTGGCAGTATTAAGTTGTCTGAGTTGATTCAGAATAAAGCCAAATATGCAGGAAAAACTGTACTAATTAGTGGTCAATGTGTGAAGGCTAATTATCAAATTATGGGTAAGAATTGGTTTCATCTTCAGGATGGAAGTGAAGTTTCCGGAAAAAAGTCTGATCTGACTGTAACCTCAGCAGATGCAATCCAAATGGGAGAACAAGCAGTGTTCGAGGGTAAAATTGTTTTGAATAAAGATTTTGGAGCAGGATACAAATATGAGATCATCATGGAAGATGCTGTTCTAAAAAAATAG